Below is a genomic region from Pseudazoarcus pumilus.
CCTGCGCGTACCCATCGTGCGTGCTTCCGCCATCGCCAGCCTGGCCGGCTTCTGCCCGTTCTTCTTCACCACCGACTTTGCCGGCATGTTCCTCGCGATGGTGTTGATGGCCTTTTTCTGGAGCGCGGCGCTACCGCTCGTCGAGAGTCTCACCTTCGCCCATCTCGGGGCGCTCGGACATCGCTACGGCCGCATCCGCTTGTGGGGCTCGCTGGGCTTCATCGTCGCCGTGGTGGGACTGGGGTATCTGCTCGATTTCGTCGCCATCGACCGGGTGCTGGTGATCATTGCGCTGGTGCTGGTGGGTATCGTCGCCTGCGCAATTTTCCTGCCCGAGGCGGCCGCACCCACGGCGGGGCGCGCCCGCGCACGGCTGGGCGAGACGCTGCGCCGGCCGGAGGTCGTCGCGCTGCTGGGCGCGTGTTTCTTCATGGCGGCAGCGCACGGAGCCTGGTACGTGTTCTACTCCATCCACCTGGCCGATCACGGCTATGGCAAGGCCGTGATCGGCTGGATGTGGGCGCTGGGCGTGATTGCCGAGATCGGCGTGTTCCTGATCATGCCGGCGCTGGCGACGCGCTTCGGCATGCGTGCCATCCTGCTGTTCTCGTTCGCCGCGGCAGTGCTGCGCTTCCTCCTGATCGGCTGGGGCGCGGACAGCTTCGCGTTGCTGGTCGTCGGACAGCTGCTGCACGGCGTGACCTTCGGCGCCTATCATGCGGCAGCGATCGCGATGATCGCGCGCTGGTTTCCGGGGCGGCTGCAGGCGCACGGGCAGGCACTTTACGGCAGCCTGTCCTTCGGCGCAGGAGGCATGCTGGGAGGCTTGCTCGGCGGCGTGAGCTGGGACACCATCGGGGCGGGCTGGACTTTCACGACAAGTTCGTCGTTCGCG
It encodes:
- a CDS encoding MFS transporter translates to MFPYWRLSTYYFFYFGFVGAFSPYFTLYLQSLDYGPTDIAVLMSVMQVMRVLAPSLWGWLAERTGLRVPIVRASAIASLAGFCPFFFTTDFAGMFLAMVLMAFFWSAALPLVESLTFAHLGALGHRYGRIRLWGSLGFIVAVVGLGYLLDFVAIDRVLVIIALVLVGIVACAIFLPEAAAPTAGRARARLGETLRRPEVVALLGACFFMAAAHGAWYVFYSIHLADHGYGKAVIGWMWALGVIAEIGVFLIMPALATRFGMRAILLFSFAAAVLRFLLIGWGADSFALLVVGQLLHGVTFGAYHAAAIAMIARWFPGRLQAHGQALYGSLSFGAGGMLGGLLGGVSWDTIGAGWTFTTSSSFALVGLIWLMTGWRGERSEQRGD